One Flagellimonas sp. CMM7 genomic region harbors:
- a CDS encoding D-Ala-D-Ala carboxypeptidase family metallohydrolase, which produces MRNLELLADELQTLRNYVGKPIIISSGLRSFQHNLEVGGATHSQHLYGTAADFKAVGMTTLELANAIEHLIGIGQMKQGGLGIYDTWIHYDIRGEKARWDNRKKKAWTAS; this is translated from the coding sequence ATGAGGAATTTGGAACTGCTTGCAGACGAATTGCAGACCCTTCGTAATTATGTCGGTAAACCGATAATAATAAGTTCTGGGCTTAGAAGTTTCCAGCACAATTTAGAAGTTGGTGGCGCAACGCATAGCCAGCATTTATACGGTACTGCTGCTGATTTTAAAGCCGTTGGAATGACAACTTTGGAACTGGCAAATGCAATTGAGCATTTAATAGGTATTGGTCAAATGAAACAAGGTGGACTGGGTATTTATGATACATGGATTCATTACGATATAAGGGGTGAAAAAGCCCGTTGGGACAATCGAAAAAAAAAAGCATGGACAGCTTCGTAG
- a CDS encoding 3TM-type holin: MKKILEWLSGGIIKDLGNIVDDLTTTKEEKEILKNRLVNMILQHALESNKLKAAIIGEEARGNFLQRSWRPIVMLAFAAVVVFQFFLYPVIKSFKPELPELPVLERPFWDLLMIGIGGYVVGRSAEKIVPQLSFNKSEK, encoded by the coding sequence ATGAAAAAAATTTTAGAATGGCTTAGCGGGGGTATCATCAAGGATTTGGGCAATATCGTTGATGACCTTACTACCACCAAAGAAGAAAAGGAAATTCTTAAAAATCGTCTTGTAAATATGATTTTACAACATGCTTTAGAGTCTAACAAACTAAAGGCTGCAATAATAGGCGAAGAAGCTAGGGGCAATTTTTTGCAAAGGTCATGGAGACCTATTGTAATGCTTGCTTTCGCTGCTGTCGTTGTCTTTCAGTTTTTTCTATATCCCGTTATAAAGTCTTTTAAACCTGAACTTCCAGAACTTCCAGTTTTGGAACGTCCTTTTTGGGATTTACTTATGATAGGTATAGGCGGCTATGTTGTTGGTCGTTCCGCTGAAAAAATAGTTCCTCAATTGTCATTTAATAAAAGCGAAAAATAA